The Methanosarcina acetivorans C2A genome includes the window AATGACAGCTGCAGAGGAAGCAGATAACGAAACTGAAAATGTTACAGGAGGAACCGGAGTAATCCAGGTAACCCCTAACAAATAAATGGTGGACGCGGCAGTTCAAAATTCTGCTTTTAATCCTAACAGTTTGCAGTATAAAATAAGGTAATATTTCGATATGGATGAATAAGGGTTTTCGAAAACAAATGAAGTGTAATTACAGCATTTTAGTCTGATAAGCAGAATAAGAAACATCTAAAATCTGTTTCTTGAAAAAGTTTCTATGAATTCCTTTATTCAGTCCATCCAATATTGAATGGTTATGTAGAACGGTTATTTGTAAATATGCCGTTTTAACTATATCACTTTTTATCAATTGAGCTAAGTTTATGCTTTTTCGTTTTGTCAAGTTACCGAACCCACTTCAAACAGCCTTATTTTTAGAGTCTTCTGTTATCAAGATAAGGTCAAATCCGTGTGGAAAAGAGCGCTTTGAACTTACAAAATATCTGTCTTTCAAATTTCTAATTCATACGTGAAATCATAAGAGGAACTATATTCAGAATCTGGTAGGAACCATTATAAAATCAAACTATTATTTACAAACATCTGATCTTTACGTGGGGGAGACGATGAGAAAAGAGCTTATTATTTTGCCAGTCTTATTTAGCGTCTTTATGGCGATAGGGTGCACAAGCAACACGGGCAATGATACTCAAATACCTGCAACTCCAACCGAAACGCCTTCAATTCCAGTTGAAGAACCTGCAATGGTACCGGATTCAAATGCAACGTCTGAAACCGGGGGTGACGGAAAGATTGTTGAAGTGTCGATTAAGGATTTTTCCTTTAACCCGGAATCGGTCACGGTGTCAGCCGGGGATACCGTAAGATGGACGAACATGGACTCAGTTGGCCATACTGTGAGCGGACCTACTTTTGAGTCCGGTATACTGGAAAATGGAGACTCTTTCGAGTTCCTTTTTACAGATCCGGGGGTTTATGATTACAGTTGTTCAATCCATCCTTCTATGAAAGGAACGGTGATAGTAGAAAATAATTGAGGAATTTACAAAGGTAGAAGGTGTATTTAAATTCAAGATCTAAGCAGCTAAAATAAGAAGCTAAAATCTTCATATAAGAAAAGAGTCTTTAAAAAAAAAACGGTTTTTTACTTGTTGGAAAAAATATATCTTTTTTCTCTTTTGATTAACTTTTTTTCTTTATTTATCGAAAAGATTATAGTGCATTTTCAAGCACATTTTCCGATAATTCCGGACTATCAGATCTCCAATCCGATATTTCTAACCTGGAAATCTGCTCTGAAAGAAATTCCTGCCAGAAATTGGCTTTAAAGAATCTGTTAGATCAAAAGTCGAATCAATTTTTTTCCACCTTCTACCCATAGTTCGCGCCAAGGGCTATTTCTCAGGTGTTCTGCCGCATTTTACAATTAATTAATCGGATAGCAACTATTATGGAATAAAGACTATATTATAAAACACCTGTACGCCGTATTTATGGGGGGACAATGAGAAGAGAATATATTATTTTCATAATCCTGCTCGGGATACTCCTGTCTGCAGGCTGTGCAGAAAATGGCGTTGAAGAACCCGAGACTGCTGTAACTCCTGCCGAAAATCCCATAGTTCCGGCTGAAGTGCCTCAGGCTCCGGCTGAAATTGTTGAAAATCCGGAAAATAACACTTCCAATCAAACAGCTGTTGAAAACCTGACAGTTCCGGAAACTGAAATTGTTGAAAATCCGGAAAATAACACTTCCAATCAAACAGCTGCTGAAAACCTGACAGTTCCGGAAGCTGAAATTGTTGAAAATCCGGAAAATAACATTTCCAATCAAACAGTTGCTGAAAACCTGACAGTTCCGGAAACTGAAATTGTTGAAAATCCGGAAAATAACACTTCCAATCAAACAGCTGCTGAAAACCTGACAGTTCCGGAAATTGAAATTGTTGAAAATCCGAAAAATAACACTTCCAATCAAACAGCTGCTGAAAACCTGACAGTTCCGGAAGCTGAACACAAAACAGTTGAAGTGAAAATCGAAGACTTTGCCTTTAACCCCGACTCGGTTACGATTTCTCCCGGGGATACGGTCCGGTGGACAAACCTGGATCTGTTCACTCACACAGTAACAGGCCCTGATTTCTCTTCCGGCACACTAAGGGACGGAGACTCTTACGAGTTCACTTTTACGCGAGAGGGTACCTACAGGTACTACTGTTCAATTCACGCCTCGATGGAAGGGGTTGTGACAGTTGAGGGGGTAAAGCCGTAAAAATTGATCCACTTCTAAAGGTACAGGAATCGTTAAATTCCTTCATGTTATTGGGATAATTTTTGAATATTGTATCCCACTTTTTTTTAGAACATCTACAGAATGTCGGATCAAAGAATCAACATTTATTTTCCTCCCACTTTTTCCCTTATAAAATCATAAATCATCTCTGCAACATTAATCCCGCAGCATTCTCCTACGCCTTCGAAGCCGGGGGAAGAATTAGCTTCGCAGACTTTGAAGTGGGCTTCATCGAAGAAGAAGTAAATTGCTTCTTTCCTGTTGTGATTTAACAACAAAGTAGATATGTTAATACTTGTTTTTATTTTAGTAACACTATATCTTCGAAAATAGAAGCTAACCGAGGTTGTAATATGGACTCAGATGTAATTGACTGGAACGAAGTCTGGAAAGAGACGCTGGAAAAACAGCTGAAATCAAACAGAAATGTAGATTGTGCGACCATATGGTACAGCAAGGAAAACGCCAGACGCTTCTGGAGGATGTTTCAGGATGGGAAGTCAAGGGAAATAACCGAGAAGAGAATAGAAGGCATGAAGCTTTCCCCCGACTCCAGAGTTCTCGATATAGGAGCCGGGCCCGGGACCCTTGCAATTCCGATTTCACAGCGTGTCGCCCACGTAACCGCTGTAGAGCCTTCGGAGGGCATGATAAGTGTTATGCAGGACAACATTAAAGAGTACGGAATCGAAAATATCGACCCTGTACACAAAGACTGGGAGTCCGTTGATGTCGAGTCCGACCTTTCCGCTCCTTATGATGTGGTTTTTGCTTCTTATTCCCTGGGCATGAAAGATATACGGACTTCGGTTCAGAAGATGGTAGACGCTTCTTCGAAATACGTTTACCTGTACTGGTTTGCAGGGGAAACTTCCTGGGATATGCATTCCCGGAAACTCTGGCCTTTTCTTCACGGGAGTGAGTACCAACCAGCTCCTAAATGCGATGTTCTCTATAACGTGCTCTATGACATGGGAATCTACCCGAATGTAAGCGTTTTTCCCTTTGAGCACGTCCACAGGTTTGCAACCCTTGATGAAGCTGTCGAGGATTTTAAGTCATACTACAACGCAAGCTCCGATACCCAGGAAGCCATCCTCAGGGACTATTTTGAAGGTGTGCTTGAAAAAGACAACGGAGCCCTTGTTCAGAGAGGATGGTCTACAAGGGTAAAGATGTGGTGGGAAAAAACAAACTGAATGGTCAGAGCATGCAGCGGACAAAACCGAACAGGTCAAGCCGGGCAGGTTAGGTAGATTAAGCCACTAGTAAAAAACTTCATATCTCATTTTCCTTCCACTTTTTCCCTCACAAAATCATAAATCATCCCCGCAACATTAATCCCGCAGCATTCTTCTATGCCCTTGAAGCCGGGGGAAGAATTAGCTTCGCAGACTTTGAAGTAGTCGCCATCGAAGAGGAGGTCAACTCCTGCTATTTCGAGGCCGAAGATGTGGGCGGTTTCGGTTGCAAGCTGTTCGATCTCGGGAGTCATCTCGAATTTGCGGACTGCTCCGCCTCTGGAATAGTTGGACTTGAAGCTGCCTGCGGGAGCGATTCTTTCCATGCAGGCAACCGCCCGGCCTCCTATAACAAGGACTCTGAGGTCTCTTCCAAGGCTGGATTTGATGAACTCCTGAAGGATTATGTTTGCGTTGGGGTTGGTGACATGGATCAGTTCCATGAGGTCCTGGAAGTTACCGTGGTTTTCCGAGAGGAAGATGCCTTTGCCCATGGAGCCGGAGAGGGCTTTTACTATGAGGGGAAAACCCAGGTATTTCTCAACCAGGTTTATGTTGACAGGGTTTTTGGCAAACATCGTATTGGGAGAGGAAATTCCTCTTTCGGCCAGGATCTGCTGGGAGTAGAGCTTGTCCTTGACGGTGTCAATGCTCTGAGAAGAGTTAAATACACGGACTCCGCGGCGTTCTAGGTGGCGGATTACTGCAAGAGCGAAGTAGGTCGTGCCTGCGCCCATTCTCGGCAGGAGAAAGTTCGGAAGCGGGACAACTTCCCCGTCAAGAAGAATGCTTTTCCTGTCTTCCTTTGTTACGATCAGGTCGAACTGGTCGGGTTTTACAACCCTTAGTTCTATTCCCTTCTCTCCCGCAACCTCGATGAAGCGGTGAATTTCGTACAGGTCGGGCCTTAATTCGGCAGCCGTATTCTTGTAGAGAATCCATCCTTTCATTCTTTCATCCGCTCTACCCTGTGGGGAGTGTTTCTATATTTATAAAAAGATAGTCAGCTATTTGAAAAACGTTTCCGATATATAGAGCTATTCTTTTCGTTTCAGAGTCCTGCTTTTTTCCGTCTTTCCTCTTTTCCGATTTCCGGTTTTTTCGGTTTTGTCAGGCATTCCAGAAAACCAGCAAATGAATCTTAAAAAGCCATATTATAAAATATTAAATGCTCTAATCTATCTAATTTTTTACACACCATAATCTTGCTAATTTTTATAACAATAATATAGCTAATTTCCATATCGTAAGCACTAATTTAGTCTCGGATTACAGGTTAAAAATGAAGGAAAATGTAAAGTCAGGAGGAAAAATCTTTCCGGATTTGCCGAATGTCCTCTTGGATTTACTGAATGTCTCCCCCTATCTCCGCATACCTGGGATCGATTTCTACAGCTTTTCTATACGCGTCCTCAGCTTCTTCTTCACGTCCAAGGAAACTCAGGCAGACGGCTTTTCCAAACCAGGAATCAGCAGCTCCTTGATCGAGTTCAAGTGCCTTTTCATAGGTTTCCAGGGCTTCTTCAAAGTTCTTGAGTTGAGCCAGCACAAAACCGAGGCTTGTGTAGGCTTCCAGGTATTCGGGGTCAAGCTGTGTGGCTTTTCTGTATGCTTCAACGGCTTCTTCAAACCTATGCATCTGGCTCAGGGTAAAGCCTTTATTATACCACACATCGGAGTTTTCAGAGTTGATCGCAATTGCTTTATCAAAAGCGTTGATTGCTTCCTCATATTTTTCCAGGTTTTCCAGGTCTATCCCCATATTATTCCAGGCATCATCATTTTCAGGGTCCAGTTCCACGGCTTTTTCATAAGCTTTCAGAGCCTGCCTGTGACTGCCGAGGCTATCAAGGTCCACTCCTTTGTAATACCAGGCTTCAAGAAAACCGGGGTCTATTTCGATTGCTTTATCGTATGCAATAATTGCTTCATCGTAGCGCCCCATCTGACCGAGAGCAATACCCTTTCCTGCCCAAGCCTCTTTATAATCCGGACTTTCTTCAAGGACCTTCTCATAGGCTTCGACAGCCTCCTCATAGCTTCCTGCCTGGCTGAGGTTCAGGGCTTTTCCATACCATGCATTGGGATAGTCCGGTCTGAGTTCAAGAGCTTTACCATAGGCTTCGACTGCTCTTTCATATTCTCCTACCTGGGAGTAGGAAAAAGCCATGTTATTCCAGAGGTCTGCGTCTTCGGAATTAATCTCAACAGCTTTTTGATAGAGTTTGAGAGCTTCTTCGAACCTTCCAAAGCTTTCGAGAGCTGCAGCCTTATTATTCAAAAGATAGATATTCTTCGGGTCTTTCTCAATCGCCTTATCAAAGGCAATTATTGCTTCATTGAACTTGCCAAGCTTGAGAAGGTCAAGGCCACACTCATTGAGCTCGGCTGCAAGAATTTCGTTGCTGACTTCTTCTTCTGCTGCATTTTCCAATTCGTCCGGTACATACATATCCCCGGAAACAGCCCCCTCTTCTGTTTCGGTTCTTTCTTCTTTTTCCTCTCTTGCGAAAGATTCGTCCTTTTGTTCTCCAGAGTTCATGTCCAAATTTCCTTTATTGTCCTTTACAATTAAGACCCATATTTTTTGAGGTACTCGCGTTCGTTACCTACTTAAGTCTATTGCCCTTTATAACCTATACCTCTGTCCTTTATGGCTTTTATAGCCTCTCCCCACAAAGTAGTCTGAAATGTCCAGAAAAGGAGAATGGAAGAAGTAAAAGATCAGAAAGATCCGGAAAGCATACAGTAGAGAATTAAAAAAGAATTACAGAGAATGATTGATCATGAAATGATTGAACCTGAAAAAACGAATCCAGGAAATTATAGAGATCCGATAAAAAGGATCTGGAAAAAAGAGATCAGGGAAACCATGGAAAGTGCCCGGAAGAATGTGCAGCAAGATTGTCAGAAAACTCTGAAAGCTGTTCTCTTTGATATGGATAATACTCTTTTTGATTTCGTAGCCGTAAAACTCATAGCATGCAGGGAGATCCTTTCCTATCTTGGAGAGAGGGACAGAAACCTTAGGAAGGAACCTGCAGAACTTTTCGCTTATTTCCTTAGGGGAACTTACGGGTTTGAAGACTATGAAAACATAAGGGACTACATGCAGGAAAGAAAACTTTTCACAGAGCAGGCGTATCTGCAGTGCTGTGAGATCTATGATAGAGAAAAACTGGAGAACCTCGAACTTTATCCCGGGGTAAAGGACACCCTTGAGGGGCTGAAAAAACTTGGTCTCAGGCTCGCGATAATAACCGATGCCGATAGATATCATGCCCTTTCAAGGCTTACAAGAGTCGGACTTCTTGATTCCTTCGAGCTCCTGGTGTCTGCGGACATGACCGGTACGAAAAAACCGGACCCTGCTCATTTTCTCTTTGCTCTTGATGCCCTCGGAATTAAACCTGAAGAAAGCCTGGTTGTGGGGGATAGCCTCAAAAGAGACATGGCTCCTGCCCGCAGGCTGGGCCTGAAAACAGCATATGCTTCTTACGGAGACTGGAGACCCTTAGAGGTAACTAAATCGTGTTTTGATTTCAAACTCAACACATTTCCGGATCTGATGGGATGTATCAGCAGCCTGACCAGGACTCATGTGCAAACTGATTCGCAAAACAAAAGTTAAGTCTATTGGCAATTAAACGCCGGCCAGAAATAAATGGTCTAAGGAGTAGACAATAAATGGTCTAAGGAGTAGACAATAAATGGTCTAAGGAGTAGACAATAAATGGTCTAAGGAATAGACAATAAAATGGTCGAAGAAAAAAATATTTAAAAAGGTTAAGGAAAAAGATAATTTCAGCCGCTATACCTCTCGATTCCTGAATGAGTTTTTCCGGCTAACGGCTTTTTCAGGCTTGCATAGATATCTTTTATTTCTCTGGAAAGATCTTCCTATAAGGGCTGCTTAAACCAGGTCTGAATATAAGGGATTTATATCGACTGCCCTTTCGTAAGCTTCCATTGCTTTCTGGTGTTTCTTTACTCTGTCGTATACTATTCCCTTGCCAATCCATGCTTTTGTAAAGCTCGGGTTGATATCAATGGCTTTTTCGAAAGCTTCCAGAGCTTCTTTGTATCTCTCAAGATCTCTCAGGGCGATTCCCTTGTTGTACCAGAACCTTGCGTTCTCGGGATTTGCTTTGATCTTGCCGTCAAAAACCTCCACGGCTTTCTCAAGATATAATTTTGCTTCTTCGTTTTTCCCAAGCCAGCGCAGAGCCACTCCTTTGTTGTAAAGGGCTTTTCCGTTAGTTGGGTTTAACTCGAGTGCCCTGTTGAAAGCATCAAGAGCTTCCTGATAGCTCTTTATTTTGCAAAGCCCCATTCCTTTCTTGCACCATTCGCTTGCACTCATGGAGCTGATGTCGTAGTTCTTTGAATAGAGCTGAATAGCTTTCTCAAGGTCGTCCATCGCATCTTCATATGCTCGCATCTCCCTTAGAGCCATTCCCCGCCTGTACCATACTTCAGGATCTTCAGGGGCCAGGGATACAGCCCGGTAAAATGCATCCAAAGCTTCTTCATACTTCATGATTCCAAGGAGAAGCTCAGCTTTGAAGCACCAGGTTTTAGCATCAGTGGGGTTGATCTCAAGTGCCTTTTCAAAAGCATCAAGAGCTTCATCGTACCTCATGAGGCTTTTGAGGACAAGCCCTTTGTTAAACAGGATTTTTGGATTGTCAGGGCTTATTTCCAGAGCTTTGTTGTATGCATCCAGAGCTTCTTTATACCTTTTTAGTTCTTGGAGTGCAACGCCTTTACTATACCATTCATTCGAAGTCATAATTTACCACACCTTTTTTTTGAGCTGCGTTTTTCCACCAGTTTACCACATCTACCTTGAACAACAATATTATATGCCTTTAGAGCATTAAGCCGGTTTTGTACTTTCGTTCCTTATCAAAAATAAGGACGGATAAACAGTTACGCATAATAATTTACGTTTTATTCTTTTTTAAACATTTTGAAATATTCATATACATTATTATTTTAAAAATAGAGTTTTTAAAATCGAATCCGGGGCAAAGTCGATTTTTAGCAAATGGTTGAAATATTATCTGACGAGTCAATCGATTTTTATATTAATTGGTTAAAATATAAATTATCTATACTTTTTATGCTCAACTTATCTTTCTATGGGTCATTTTCTGCTTCCACCAAGGAGTTCTGCCCGAAAAGTAAATAAGTAAAATCCAGGCAGATATCTTCCGGATAAGAAGAAGCTGATTCTGGCTTGCTGCATGTCTGGAGATCTGGAGACTCCAATCTCTGAGTCGCGGCATATTTCTGAGGGAACTTTCAATAAAGTTATGTAGTTTTCTATGGAAAATCTGATTTTTGCAGATAAATTTGGTTTTGCCAGGAAATGTAATTTTAAAGAAGCTATATTTTTAATGAAACTATTCATTTTTAAAAAGCTATATTACAGATTGTAATGGAAAATCTTCGTTAAAATAATTAGAAGCTAACGTAAGTATATCTCAAAAACTTTAAAATTTAATTTTTTTAGTATTTTTCATAAAAAATTTTTACTATAAGTAATTAACATGATTAGTGGACATATTTTTTGGAGATTGCTAAAGAGGACATCTCAAGAAGTATATGAATAAATATCTTAAGATATCCTCCGACAATCTGAAAAATTTTAAATCCAGGGGTAGCCTGTCAGACTTTGCAGAACTTGAAAAGAGAAAAAAAGAAATTCCACCTTTCAAGTGTCTGATTCCCTTATGGAGTACTCTTGCTTATTTGAAAGAAAACTTATTCCATTTTCAAATCCGACTACGTCTCAGGATCATTCCCACTCTTGCCTTCAATTCCAGAGGATTGAAAGGCATAGTAATGTAGTCGTCAGCTCCTGAGTCAAAGGCTTTAATACCATCTTCCGTTTTATTCCTCTCACTCAGCATCATAATAGGGATCCACCAGTACCTTGGGCTGTCTTTAAGCTGTCTGCAGATTTCAAAACCATCTGTTTCCAGATAAACCGTATCAAGTAGTACAAGGTCTGGTTTTTCCTCATTTACTGTTTCAATAGCTGAAAAGTTGTCCGAAGCACTGACAACATTATAGTTTTCGGCTTCAAGAACCTTCTGAAGGTTATTGTGAACATTGTTCCCGTTCCCCATAATCAGGATTTTTTCTCTGATATCATGAAGGTTTGAAATCCGTAGTTTTACTAGCTCTTCCGAAATAGAAAGAGTGCGTGCAATCTCACTTTCACTGATCTCAGGCTGTTCTTCAATAAGCTTTAAAATTTCACGGTCAAGATTGATGTTATGCATTTCCCTCCACCTCATACAGTATATATTTTCTTAGGTATTAAACATTTCTCAAAAATTAAAATGAAAAACATCACTAAAAATATACACAGTAAAGCGGGAGAGAGCGGAGTTATCCAAATATTTAGAAGATTTCATATGAATCGCCTGACTACCCAATTCGGAGATAAGTTTATAACCGTAAATAACAAGTTAATATTGGAAATCAGAATCACTTACGGAGAACAGCCACCTCTGAGATGATAGAAATGGATCCGCTTGAAAAAATCTTTGGAAAAACTGCACAAATGACCGTGCTTAAAAACCTGATCGGGCACCAGAACGAGTCAACCTACCTATCGGGGATAGCTGAAGAAACCGGTTTGTCTCACTCCAGTGTATCAAGGGTTATTACCCCGCTAATAGAGTCGGGAATTGTCATTGAAAAACCTCTTGGAAAGCAAATCCGGACCTTCCAGCTGAATATGGAAAGCGACGCGACAAGATTGATTATAGATTTTTACAATAAAATTAATCAAATGCTGGAATAAATTTTAAAGCGAATTCCTGAATGCGTGAGTCCGAATCGAGCAAAGGTCAGGGATAGAGGGCAATCTTATCCTTTTTCAATTTTGCCTGAATAGTGCCGACTGTGCGATTTTGACATGAACTTTAACTATAATTAGAAGATTTGATCATAATTAGAATTAGAAGATTTGATGGGACCATCCTATTTTAAGAATTGGCAGGAACCATTGAGAAGAAGTATTAACCGGAATAACCGCAATTTGAGGTCGTTCCGGTCAGAGAAGCAAATTTCCGGATTTTGCATTCAACCTGCTTCCTAAATGTTTTTTCCTGAACAGGTTCTGTTTTGAGCTCTTCAGATGCGTTCTTTATTTCAGGCTTTCAATATATTCGTTCGCAGCCGTGGCTGCTATTGCTCCGTCTCTCACTGCTGCTACAAGTTGCCAGATCGGGGTGTCGCGGCAGTC containing:
- a CDS encoding cupredoxin domain-containing protein, producing MRKELIILPVLFSVFMAIGCTSNTGNDTQIPATPTETPSIPVEEPAMVPDSNATSETGGDGKIVEVSIKDFSFNPESVTVSAGDTVRWTNMDSVGHTVSGPTFESGILENGDSFEFLFTDPGVYDYSCSIHPSMKGTVIVENN
- a CDS encoding cupredoxin domain-containing protein — translated: MRREYIIFIILLGILLSAGCAENGVEEPETAVTPAENPIVPAEVPQAPAEIVENPENNTSNQTAVENLTVPETEIVENPENNTSNQTAAENLTVPEAEIVENPENNISNQTVAENLTVPETEIVENPENNTSNQTAAENLTVPEIEIVENPKNNTSNQTAAENLTVPEAEHKTVEVKIEDFAFNPDSVTISPGDTVRWTNLDLFTHTVTGPDFSSGTLRDGDSYEFTFTREGTYRYYCSIHASMEGVVTVEGVKP
- a CDS encoding class I SAM-dependent methyltransferase, translating into MDSDVIDWNEVWKETLEKQLKSNRNVDCATIWYSKENARRFWRMFQDGKSREITEKRIEGMKLSPDSRVLDIGAGPGTLAIPISQRVAHVTAVEPSEGMISVMQDNIKEYGIENIDPVHKDWESVDVESDLSAPYDVVFASYSLGMKDIRTSVQKMVDASSKYVYLYWFAGETSWDMHSRKLWPFLHGSEYQPAPKCDVLYNVLYDMGIYPNVSVFPFEHVHRFATLDEAVEDFKSYYNASSDTQEAILRDYFEGVLEKDNGALVQRGWSTRVKMWWEKTN
- a CDS encoding ATP-grasp domain-containing protein: MKGWILYKNTAAELRPDLYEIHRFIEVAGEKGIELRVVKPDQFDLIVTKEDRKSILLDGEVVPLPNFLLPRMGAGTTYFALAVIRHLERRGVRVFNSSQSIDTVKDKLYSQQILAERGISSPNTMFAKNPVNINLVEKYLGFPLIVKALSGSMGKGIFLSENHGNFQDLMELIHVTNPNANIILQEFIKSSLGRDLRVLVIGGRAVACMERIAPAGSFKSNYSRGGAVRKFEMTPEIEQLATETAHIFGLEIAGVDLLFDGDYFKVCEANSSPGFKGIEECCGINVAGMIYDFVREKVEGK
- a CDS encoding tetratricopeptide repeat protein codes for the protein MNSGEQKDESFAREEKEERTETEEGAVSGDMYVPDELENAAEEEVSNEILAAELNECGLDLLKLGKFNEAIIAFDKAIEKDPKNIYLLNNKAAALESFGRFEEALKLYQKAVEINSEDADLWNNMAFSYSQVGEYERAVEAYGKALELRPDYPNAWYGKALNLSQAGSYEEAVEAYEKVLEESPDYKEAWAGKGIALGQMGRYDEAIIAYDKAIEIDPGFLEAWYYKGVDLDSLGSHRQALKAYEKAVELDPENDDAWNNMGIDLENLEKYEEAINAFDKAIAINSENSDVWYNKGFTLSQMHRFEEAVEAYRKATQLDPEYLEAYTSLGFVLAQLKNFEEALETYEKALELDQGAADSWFGKAVCLSFLGREEEAEDAYRKAVEIDPRYAEIGGDIQ
- a CDS encoding HAD family hydrolase — protein: MIDHEMIEPEKTNPGNYRDPIKRIWKKEIRETMESARKNVQQDCQKTLKAVLFDMDNTLFDFVAVKLIACREILSYLGERDRNLRKEPAELFAYFLRGTYGFEDYENIRDYMQERKLFTEQAYLQCCEIYDREKLENLELYPGVKDTLEGLKKLGLRLAIITDADRYHALSRLTRVGLLDSFELLVSADMTGTKKPDPAHFLFALDALGIKPEESLVVGDSLKRDMAPARRLGLKTAYASYGDWRPLEVTKSCFDFKLNTFPDLMGCISSLTRTHVQTDSQNKS
- a CDS encoding tetratricopeptide repeat protein, encoding MTSNEWYSKGVALQELKRYKEALDAYNKALEISPDNPKILFNKGLVLKSLMRYDEALDAFEKALEINPTDAKTWCFKAELLLGIMKYEEALDAFYRAVSLAPEDPEVWYRRGMALREMRAYEDAMDDLEKAIQLYSKNYDISSMSASEWCKKGMGLCKIKSYQEALDAFNRALELNPTNGKALYNKGVALRWLGKNEEAKLYLEKAVEVFDGKIKANPENARFWYNKGIALRDLERYKEALEAFEKAIDINPSFTKAWIGKGIVYDRVKKHQKAMEAYERAVDINPLYSDLV
- a CDS encoding response regulator; the encoded protein is MHNINLDREILKLIEEQPEISESEIARTLSISEELVKLRISNLHDIREKILIMGNGNNVHNNLQKVLEAENYNVVSASDNFSAIETVNEEKPDLVLLDTVYLETDGFEICRQLKDSPRYWWIPIMMLSERNKTEDGIKAFDSGADDYITMPFNPLELKARVGMILRRSRI
- a CDS encoding MarR family transcriptional regulator is translated as MDPLEKIFGKTAQMTVLKNLIGHQNESTYLSGIAEETGLSHSSVSRVITPLIESGIVIEKPLGKQIRTFQLNMESDATRLIIDFYNKINQMLE